The following are encoded together in the Zingiber officinale cultivar Zhangliang chromosome 8A, Zo_v1.1, whole genome shotgun sequence genome:
- the LOC122012629 gene encoding diacylglycerol O-acyltransferase 3-like — protein MEISRAVLRGTSVVPGVLPIHDSLSGSVPTGAPSMAGFAKRVRSSGRIMGLSASFSDAGHLKYYSPPVRCGGGKCKEEKKKAKLVKGLSKDLAALCSMGIGVGTNQGLAGEVKGKTFTEVAEILMEELKQLRSQEKEMKRKKKEKKAAMKAAMKKDCNESSTSSSSSESSDSDCDGEIVNMNGLKNSVVVHETETGSLSIAPSVPPKSAEETEHHNPQKSLQESGNCSFVAPIGGCNSLKSIATEMAVNKIEVCMGGKCKRSGALELMEEFNKKIGSEGAVVGCKCMGKCKEGPNVRVLNHSDEAIAPKRNSLCIGVGLEDVGAIVANFFAEKDASLVAA, from the exons ATGGAGATCTCCCGCGCCGTGCTCCGTGGAACCTCGGTCGTTCCCGGCGTTCTTCCGATTCACGATTCCCTGTCCGGATCCGTCCCCACTGGTGCCCCCTCCATGGCGGGCTTCGCTAAGAGGGTTAGGTCTTCGGGTCGAATTATGGGGCTGTCAGCGTCGTTCTCCGACGCGGGACACCTAAAGTACTACTCCCCCCCGGTTCGATGCGGTGGGGGAAagtgcaaggaggagaagaagaaggcaaAGCTGGTGAAGGGGCTGTCAAAGGATCTCGCCGCGCTATGCTCGATGGGCATCGGGGTCGGCACGAACCAAGGGCTCGCTGGGGAAGTCAAGGGGAAGACGTTCACG GAAGTAGCAGAAATTTTGATGGAAGAACTGAAGCAGCTGAGATCACAAGAGAAAgagatgaaaagaaagaaaaaggaaaagaaggcaGCCATGAAGGCTGCGATGAAGAAAGACTGCAATGAATCATCCAcaagctcttcttcctctgaaTCCAGCGACAGCGATTGCGACGGTGAGATTGTCAATATGAACGGCCTCAAAAATTCTGTTGTTGTTCACGAAACCGAGACCGGAAGCCTATCGATTGCCCCTTCTGTGCCGCCTAAATCAGCGGAAGAAACAGAGCATCACAACCCTCAAAAGTCGCTTCAAGAGAGCGGTAACTGCAGCTTTGTTGCACCAATTGGCGGTTGCAATAGCTTGAAGAGCATCGCGACTGAGATGGCGGTGAACAAGATCGAAGTTTGCATGGGGGGCAAGTGCAAGAGATCCGGGGCGTTGGAGCTAATGGAGGAATTCAACAAAAAGATTGGGAGCGAGGGTGCAGTTGTGGGGTGCAAATGCATGGGCAAGTGCAAGGAAGGGCCAAATGTGCGAGTCTTGAACCATTCTGATGAAGCCATTGCTCCGAAGAGGAATTCTCTCTGCATTGGTGTTGGATTAGAAGATGTCGGCGCGATCGTTGCCAATTTCTTCGCGGAGAAGGACGCAAGTCTGGTTGCAGCTTAA
- the LOC122012628 gene encoding uncharacterized protein LOC122012628: protein MTVKTMMRFSSLSQEKMRRRRKFKVAVSVEAVEGLPPALPGAGAAAAVEFEWRRRLPVVVGALSFLVGRKRAERGITSRRMVEAGLEFAAARWGDDDEASRFENVCRFRESDLVAGPIVGFDSGRAWNVSFSVLYGNSDDGVKAKELERIGTATANLVEWVRESLSHETGERAAGKKELKKQLPIILKTDSLSSYGMLYVTVIFIEVSPDSVTRSASVNAEKTKMERTERQIERSNSGSSDRGNTDDDDDILAVESNQNHTASSSGRTSPESESTSKGWFSWRKKIKSSVSYRDLEGENKRTSLSQELFFSDNIKEASLKVSSQEDIDPIGRWTSEEFMSRDKQTKLKAQTFFASIDQRDPTAGGESACTAIVAVIANALHKNELNTPTRSEFDALIREGSSEWQKLCNNKSYIEQFPNKHFDLETILEAKTRPISILHDKSFIGFFQPESFKSLHGLMSFNDVWAEIVNDIGTDSKVYIVSWNDHFFILKLETDAYYIMDTLGERLHEGCQQAYILRFDDTTEMYRCCEENKGTEDNEEIICRGRDCCKEYINRFLAAIPLQEELELEKKGIETNTALHQRLQIEFHLTEASMSWQPFEL, encoded by the exons ATGACGGTGAAGACGATGATGAGATTCTCCTCGCTGTCGCAGGAAAAGATGCGGCGGCGGCGAAAGTTCAAGGTTGCCGTGAGCGTGGAGGCCGTCGAGGGCTTGCCCCCTGCCCTCCCGGGGGCAGGTGCGGCGGCGGCGGTTGAGTTCGAGTGGAGGCGGCGGCTGCCCGTGGTCGTCGGCGCGCTCTCCTTTCTCGTGGGAAGGAAGAGGGCGGAAAGAGGGATCACGTCGAGAAGGATGGTGGAGGCGGGATTAGAGTTCGCTGCCGCTCGTTGGGGCGACGATGACGAGGCGAGCCGGTTCGAGAATGTGTGCCGGTTTCGTGAATCCGATCTGGTAGCCGGGCCGATCGTCGGGTTCGATTCTGGTAGAGCGTGGAATGTCTCCTTTTCCGTCCTATAT GGAAATAGTGATGATGGAGTTAAGGCCAAGGAACTTGAAAGAATCGGGACAGCAACGGCAAACCTAGTAGAATGGGTTAGGGAATCCTTATCCCATGAAACAGGTGAAAGGGCAGCAGGGAAGAAGGAACTGAAGAAGCAACTTCCCATCATCTTAAAAACGGACAGCTTGTCAAGCTATGGGATGCTTTAT GTTACTGTCATTTTCATAGAGGTGAGTCCTGACAGCGTAACACGGAGCGCATCAGTCAATGCAGAAAAAACAAAAATGGAACGAACGGAGAGACAAATTGAGAGATCCAATTCAGGAAGCTCTGACCGAGGAAAtacggatgatgatgatgatatattGGCAGTCGAGAGTAATCAGAATCACACTGCTAGCAGCAGCGGAAGAACAAGCCCAGAGTCAGAATCGACTTCAAAGGGATGGTTCAGCTGGCGTAAGAAGATTAAAAGTAGTGTTTCATATAGGGACCTTGAGGGAGAAAACAAAAGAACTTCCTTATCTCAGGAACTGTTTTTCTCTGATAACATCAAA GAAGCATCGTTGAAGGTATCTAGTCAAGAAGATATTGATCCCATTGGTAGATGGACAAGTGAAGAGTTTATGAGCAGGGACAAGCAAACAAAACTCAAAGCTCAGACATTCTTCGCTTCCATCGATCAGAGAGATCCAACTGCTGGAGGAGAGAGTGCTTGCACAGCAATCGTCGCAGTGATTGCAAATGCCCTCCACAAAAACGAACTGAATACTCCAACAAGATCAGAGTTTGATGCACTTATTAGAGAAGGTTCATCGGAGTGGCAAAAGTTATGCAACAACAAGTCGTACATTGAACAATTTCCGAACAAGCACTTCGATCTCGAGACCATACTGGAAGCAAAAACAAGGCCGATATCCATTTTGCATGACAAATCCTTCATAGGATTCTTTCAACCAGAGAGTTTCAAATCTTTGCATGGCTTAATGTCATTCAATGACGTTTGGGCTGAGATAGTAAATGACATCGGAACAGATAGTAAGGTCTACATTGTGAGTTGGAACGATCATTTCTTCATCCTCAAGTTGGAAACAGATGCATACTACATCATGGACACACTGGGAGAGAGACTACATGAAGGATGTCAGCAAGCTTATATTTTAAGATTCGACGATACAACAGAGATGTACCGGTGTTGTGAAGAGAACAAGGGGACTGAAGACAATGAAGAGATAATCTGTAGAGGGAGAGACTGTTGCAAAGAGTACATAAATAGATTTTTAGCTGCTATACCATTGCAGGAGGAGTTGGAGCTGGAAAAGAAAGGGATCGAGACCAACACAGCACTTCACCAGAGGTTGCAGATCGAGTTCCATTTGACAGAAGCTTCAATGAGTTGGCAGCCATTTGAGTTGTAA